The region TCGCTTCCTGCGATGCAACAGGCCCCATGGCCAACGGTTGTTTCTGCTGGGTGATTTTTTCCATGACTGGCTTCCCTTGCTCATCCAGCACGGGCTGACCAGTATGGTCTAGCTTGGCTTGTTGCCAGGTCACAGGCTCAACCGTTGCCACGTCCTGATACGCCGAGAAATTCTGCACGACGCCCTGCCCCATCAGTGCTACAGCCAGCAGCATCGACAAGGGCAACAGCACATGTACCGTGATACGGGTCACGTCCACCCAAAAATTGCCAATAGTCTGGGCTGATTTACGGGCAAAACCCCGAATCAACGCAATCACCACTGCAATACCTGTTGCCGCGGACAGGAAATTCTGCACCGCCAGGCCCAGCATCTGGGTGAAATAGCTCATGGTGGTTTCGCCACCATATGCTTGCCAGTTCGTGTTGGTAACGAAGCTGATGGCAGTATTGAAGGCCAAATCAGGTGGCACACCACTAAATTGCTGAGGATTGATGGGCAGTAGGCCTTGCAAACGCTGCAGCCCGTACAAAAACACAACACCCAGTACATTGAACAACAGCACCGCCACGGCATACGCCTTCCAGCCTGTTTCGACTTGTGAGTCAACACCCGCCAAGCGCAACAGAATATGCTCCAACGGGCGCAGTGGTTTCACGTACCAGGCATCCTGACCTTCCATGACCGTGGCCAGCCAAATCCCGACAGGCTTCGCCAACAGGCACAACAACAAGGCGAACACGCCAATTTGAATAATTGCAGTCTGCGTCATTTAGAACTTCTCCGGCCTCAGCAATGCCACAAAAAGATAAATGGCCAATACCGCCACCATGCCACCAGCCAACCAATACATCCAGGTCATGATCCGCCCCCCAGCCGTACCACTCCACCGACCAGGCCAAATGTTGCCAGTGTAAACAAGACAACAAGACCCACATACAGCACATCCATTTTCATCCTCCGATCAACACGTATCGTCTGCAAGGCCCATTACGTCAACATTCGCGTATCACCAATTACAGACACGCGTTGCGTCATCAACCCGAATATAAAAAAGTCGGTATAAAGATCTTGTATATTTTTCCGCCGAAAATGCAGGTGCAGTCCGTCAGCGGTGGCGGACCGATGTAAAATGTTGTTGAGATGCCATGCTGACAACGGTCAGCATTGTGCAACTCGGTATTCTGTTTCAACCCATCCTCATTCTGGAAGGTTTGTGTCCATGACCATCAGCCCCATTTCCGCCCGTGATAAAGCGTCGATCCTGATCGAAGCGATGCCATACATTCGACGTTTTTACGATAAGACCATCGTGATCAAGTATGGCGGCAACGCCATGACTGACGAGCATCTGAAGAACTGTTTTGCTCAGGATGTGGTCATGCTCAAACTGGTAGGCATGAACCCAGTGGTCGTGCATGGCGGTGGCCCTCAAATCAACGATTTGTTGACCCGTGTTGGCAAACAGGGTGAATTCATCCAAGGTATGCGCGTCACTGACCGCGAAACCATGGATATCGTCGAAATGGTACTGGGCGGCTTGGTCAACAAAGAAATCGTCAACTTGATCAATCAGCACGGTGGCCGTGCAGTGGGTCTGACCGGCAAGGATGGTGGCTTCATCCACGCCAAAAAGATGTTTCTGAAGCAAGACGACAGCGACGAGCAGATCGATATCGGGCAGGTAGGCGAAGTTACCCGTATCGACCCTGAATTGGTTGCGCTGCTGGATACCCGCGATTTCATACCGGTCATTGCACCGATTGGCGTCGGCGAAAATGGCGAGGCTTACAACATCAACGCGGATTTGGTTGCGGGCAAGCTGGCCGAAACCCTGAAGGCCGAGAAGCTGGTGTTGCTGACCAACACGCCAGGTGTACTGGACAAGCAAGGTAACTTGCTGACCGGCCTGACCGAGAGCAAGATTCATGCATTGGTGAAAGACGGTACCATCTCCGGTGGCATGCTACCCAAACTGGCTTCATGCCTGGATGCGGTACGTAACGGGGTGAATACAGTGCAGATCATTGATGGTCGCGTGGAACATGCGCTGCTGTTGGAGATTCTGACCGATGCCGGCGTGGGAACGTTGATTCGTGCCGAGCCGACACTGCCAATCGTCTGATTCAGACGGATGCCGGGTAGGGATGCGCTATAAACTGTGTAGGAATGTGTGCGATCCAGAGGAGATTGAAACGATGAAAACAGCACGCCAGTTGCTGCAAGAAAAGCCGCGCCAGGGTATTTTCTCGGTTACACCGGATGCAACCGTCTACAACGCGTTGCAGTTGATGGCGGAAAAAGACATCGGCGCCCTGCTGGTGATGGAAGGTGACAAGCTGGTCGGGATTTTTTCAGAACGCGACTATGCTCGCAAAGTCGTACTGCAAGGCAAGGCATCCGCCTCAACTCCGATTCGCGACATCATGACCACCAAGGTGTTGTGTGCCAAACCGGATAGTACAATCGAGGATTGCATGGCCATCATGTCGGAAAAACGCTTTCGGCACTTACCAGTAGCCGATGGCGAAACGGTACTGGGTGTATTGTCGATCACTGACTTGGTGCGCGCACAAATCGCCGAGCAGGAATTCGTCATCCAGCAATTGGCCCATTACATCTATCAATAACCTCGACCTAGCCCGCAAACGGCCCGCCCAGCGGGCCGTTTTTGTTCAGGAGTACTGTATTGCTTCGCAGACCGATCTGGATCTTTGATCTCGATAACACGTTACATAATGCTGACGTACATGTCTTCCCTGCCATCAATCGTGCGATGACGCTGTACATGATGCAGGAGCTGCAACTTGACGAGCACGAAGCCAACCACCTGCGACAACATTACTGGCGTCGCTATGGTGCCACTTTGCATGGCCTGATTCGCCATCATGGTACGCATCCCGACCACTTCCTGTACCACACCCATCAATTCGACAATCTGCCAGCCATGCTGGTTGCCGACGCCAAGTTGCATCACACCTTAGCCCACCTGCCAGGCCGAAAACTGTTGTTTACCAACGGCCCTGCCAGTTACGCCGTCACAGTCATCAGCAGCCTGGGCATTGCCCATTTATTCGACGATCTGATTGCCACCGAACACGTCGGTTATCTAGCCAAACCAGACCCGCTGGCATTCAGGCGGGCACTACAGCGGCACCAACTTCGTCCCGTAGACTGCATCATGGTCGAAGACTCGTTGGTCAATTTGCGTACGGCAAAACGGCTAGGTATGCAAACCATCTGGCTGACGCGATCCTGTCGTCGCCCAGCAGGCATCGACTGGCGTATCAGCCGCATCACCGATTTGAGTCGGTTATCGGTGGTACGTCCCATCAAATAGTGGTAAAAATTCAGCACGCTCCAGAAAGAAATGCATATGTTGATTCGCAAATTATTCAAGTTCGAGAATGCCCACATCGTCCGCAACTGCACCTCAGACCGTTGCCGTCGCTCCATCCACGGCCACAGTTACAAGGTTGAG is a window of Chitinivorax sp. B DNA encoding:
- a CDS encoding pyrimidine 5'-nucleotidase; translation: MLRRPIWIFDLDNTLHNADVHVFPAINRAMTLYMMQELQLDEHEANHLRQHYWRRYGATLHGLIRHHGTHPDHFLYHTHQFDNLPAMLVADAKLHHTLAHLPGRKLLFTNGPASYAVTVISSLGIAHLFDDLIATEHVGYLAKPDPLAFRRALQRHQLRPVDCIMVEDSLVNLRTAKRLGMQTIWLTRSCRRPAGIDWRISRITDLSRLSVVRPIK
- a CDS encoding CBS domain-containing protein; amino-acid sequence: MKTARQLLQEKPRQGIFSVTPDATVYNALQLMAEKDIGALLVMEGDKLVGIFSERDYARKVVLQGKASASTPIRDIMTTKVLCAKPDSTIEDCMAIMSEKRFRHLPVADGETVLGVLSITDLVRAQIAEQEFVIQQLAHYIYQ
- the kdpF gene encoding K(+)-transporting ATPase subunit F produces the protein MTWMYWLAGGMVAVLAIYLFVALLRPEKF
- the argB gene encoding acetylglutamate kinase translates to MTISPISARDKASILIEAMPYIRRFYDKTIVIKYGGNAMTDEHLKNCFAQDVVMLKLVGMNPVVVHGGGPQINDLLTRVGKQGEFIQGMRVTDRETMDIVEMVLGGLVNKEIVNLINQHGGRAVGLTGKDGGFIHAKKMFLKQDDSDEQIDIGQVGEVTRIDPELVALLDTRDFIPVIAPIGVGENGEAYNINADLVAGKLAETLKAEKLVLLTNTPGVLDKQGNLLTGLTESKIHALVKDGTISGGMLPKLASCLDAVRNGVNTVQIIDGRVEHALLLEILTDAGVGTLIRAEPTLPIV